A window from Alkalinema sp. FACHB-956 encodes these proteins:
- a CDS encoding leucyl aminopeptidase: MKVQGSAIELTDFSGDGLAIGLFDNQLELSGDIANLDGALSGLIKEVIADAEFKGKLGSTVTTRVAGGRFKKLILVGLGKADQLKLDHIRRAAATIAKTARREKCKTLGISLPTGNLEASNLAQAITEGVELALYKDLRFKSEKDENGKIDTIALIGLVGQEAAIETAQKICSGIFLTRELVAAPANYVTPITMAEMAQDLAKTYGMELTILEQEDCEKLGMGAFLGVAQASDIPPKFIHLVYKPTGTPRKKVAIVGKGLTFDSGGLNLKVGAASIEMMKTDMGGAGATFGAAKAIGELKPDVEVHFISAVTENMVSGKAIHPGDILTASNGKTIEINNTDAEGRLTLADALVYTEKLGVEAIVDLATLTGACVIALGNDIAGLWSPNDDLANGLLAASETAGEKLWRMPMEESYFDSMKSPLADMKNTGARAGGAISAAVFLKQFVKDTPWAHLDVAGPVWADKENGYNGVGATGYGVRLLVNWVMS, from the coding sequence ATGAAGGTACAAGGTTCAGCGATCGAGTTAACCGACTTTTCCGGTGACGGACTCGCGATCGGCCTCTTTGACAATCAACTCGAACTCAGCGGAGATATCGCCAATTTAGATGGAGCCCTCTCCGGTCTGATTAAAGAAGTCATTGCCGACGCAGAGTTCAAAGGCAAACTGGGCAGTACTGTCACGACTCGTGTAGCAGGCGGTCGATTCAAAAAGCTGATTCTGGTGGGCCTAGGCAAGGCTGATCAGCTCAAACTCGACCATATCCGCCGCGCTGCCGCCACGATCGCCAAAACCGCTCGCCGCGAAAAATGCAAAACCCTTGGGATTTCCTTGCCGACGGGGAACCTGGAGGCCAGCAATTTGGCCCAAGCCATCACGGAAGGTGTAGAACTGGCTCTATATAAAGATCTACGCTTTAAGTCTGAAAAAGATGAGAATGGAAAAATCGATACGATCGCACTCATCGGCTTAGTAGGACAAGAAGCCGCGATCGAAACAGCCCAAAAAATCTGTTCTGGCATCTTCCTGACCCGTGAACTTGTAGCCGCCCCTGCCAACTACGTTACCCCCATCACCATGGCCGAAATGGCTCAGGATTTGGCCAAGACCTATGGAATGGAATTGACCATCCTGGAGCAAGAAGATTGCGAAAAATTAGGGATGGGAGCCTTCCTCGGTGTGGCCCAAGCCTCGGATATTCCCCCAAAATTTATTCACCTAGTCTACAAACCTACCGGAACGCCCCGCAAAAAAGTCGCGATCGTGGGTAAAGGTTTAACCTTCGATTCCGGTGGCTTGAACCTGAAGGTGGGAGCCGCCTCGATCGAAATGATGAAAACCGATATGGGGGGAGCCGGAGCCACTTTTGGCGCTGCCAAGGCGATCGGCGAACTCAAACCCGATGTGGAAGTGCACTTTATCAGCGCTGTTACGGAAAACATGGTCAGCGGCAAAGCCATCCACCCCGGTGATATTCTGACCGCTTCCAATGGGAAAACGATCGAAATCAATAATACGGATGCGGAAGGCCGTCTCACCCTAGCCGATGCCCTGGTCTATACCGAAAAACTCGGTGTGGAGGCGATCGTGGATCTCGCGACCCTGACCGGAGCCTGTGTTATCGCGCTGGGGAACGACATTGCGGGGCTGTGGAGTCCCAATGACGATCTCGCCAATGGCCTGCTGGCAGCATCCGAAACAGCAGGGGAAAAGCTATGGCGGATGCCCATGGAGGAATCCTACTTTGACAGCATGAAATCCCCCTTGGCAGATATGAAAAACACGGGAGCTCGGGCTGGGGGAGCCATCAGTGCCGCTGTTTT